The Aquipuribacter sp. SD81 DNA segment GCGGCGCACACCCCGACGACGTCGCCGACCGAGTCGTGCGCGCCGACCTCGTGGAAGTGCACGCGGTCGACGTCGCTGCCGTGGATCTCGGCCTCCGCGGCGGCGAGCGCGGCGAAGACGGCCGTGGCCGTGTCCCGGACCCGCCCGTGCAGCGGGGCCGTCGCGAGCGCCCGCTTGATGTCGGCCCAGCGACGGTCCGGGCCGGAGCGGGCGTCGTCGGCGTCGGGGACCACCTCGGCGCGGGCGACCCGGAAGCCGTCGCGCACCTCGTGCCGGAACACGACGTCGGCGGGCACGACCGCGCGGACCGCGGCCCGGACGGCCGTCTCGTCCGCCCCGGCGTCCCACAGGGCGGCGAGCAGCATGTCGCCCGCGGCCCCCCGACCGGCGTCGACCCACAGCGTCGTCACGTCGACCGAGCCTGGCCGCCGCGGGCGGCGCGTGCCACCCGTGCCGCGTGGACCCCTGCGCCGTAGCCGTTGTCGACGTTGACGACGACGACGCCCGGCGCGCACGAGTTGAGCATCGACAGCACGGCCGCGAGCCCGCCGGCACCGGTGCCGTAGCCGACCGACGTCGGCACCCCCACGAGCGGCACCCCCACGAGGCCGGCGACCACCGACGGCAGCGCTCCCTCCATGCCGGCCACCACCACGAGGCAGTCGGCGTCGGCGAGGCGGTCGCGGACGGCCATGAGGCGGTGGATGCCGGCGACGCCGACGTCGTCGACCCGGTCGACGCCTGCGCCGTGCACCGCGACGGTGACGGCGGCCTCGGCGGCGACCGGCCCGTCGGACGTGCCAGCGGCGACGACCCGGACGAGCCCTCGAGGTGCGGGCAGCGGGCCGAGGACCGCCGTGCGGGCGACGCGGTCGACGTCGGCGTCGGCGAGCTGGGCGGCCACGTGGTCGAGCGCCTCGGGCGCGAGCCGCGTGGCGAGCACCGCCGTGTCCGGGTGCGCGGTGTGCAGCGTGCGGAGGA contains these protein-coding regions:
- the larB gene encoding nickel pincer cofactor biosynthesis protein LarB, with protein sequence MPPREPVPSSPGPAVDLGHSRIDVDRRARTGDPEVVFGAGKTPEQVVEILRTLHTAHPDTAVLATRLAPEALDHVAAQLADADVDRVARTAVLGPLPAPRGLVRVVAAGTSDGPVAAEAAVTVAVHGAGVDRVDDVGVAGIHRLMAVRDRLADADCLVVVAGMEGALPSVVAGLVGVPLVGVPTSVGYGTGAGGLAAVLSMLNSCAPGVVVVNVDNGYGAGVHAARVARAARGGQARST